A genomic segment from Juglans regia cultivar Chandler chromosome 14, Walnut 2.0, whole genome shotgun sequence encodes:
- the LOC109005314 gene encoding protein SIS2: protein MASLLISSSTSLTHSLPSTPSRAFFKPPKVSYLPAIRFHSYPTRRRTRGLTAITRAGLSTSSYVFAFALPLSLLAITIFASIRVADKLDRDFLRELALNQAIREANEEENDDDDDDDDDDEEEEDDIKIFLEKEPALQRTRNRPKREV, encoded by the exons ATGGCGAGCCTCCTCATCTCCAGCTCAACCTCCCTCACACATTCTCTACCTTCCACGCCTTCACGCGCTTTTTTCAAACCTCCGAAAGTGTCATACCTACCTGCAATTCGCTTTCACAGTTACCCAACTCGCCGGAGAACCAGAGGCTTAACGGCGATTACTCGTGCGGGTCTCAGCACCAGTAGCTACGTCTTCGCTTTCGCTCTCCCGCTCTCTCTTTTAGCTATTACCATCTTCGCCTCCATCAGAGTCGCTGATAAGCTCGACAGAGACTTTCTTCGGGAG CTTGCACTCAATCAAGCAATCAGAGAAGCTaatgaggaggagaatgatgatgatgatgacgacgacgatgatgatgaagaggaagaagatgatattaaaattttcttagaaAAGGAACCTGCCCTTCAACGTACTCGAAATCGGCCCAAAAGGGAGGTCTAG
- the LOC118344590 gene encoding serine/threonine-protein kinase MARK2-like produces MFLSAMYLSNGSELLLEILGPGIVGGLFLRKNEAHREVLKLAIGEKKNLKAHRPAILQVSQPPHLRLPWVHPQSEGKQHAPLIDNPNYKGIWKPQEIPIPDYSVARAILSTRAPSPGDISDHHLVKESGHKKSITALSRSAYGFIVLLSGQEVALKQVYPSRLNHQLRNGFDCELNFLSSVNHPIIVRLFDLFRAEGCIFLVQEFCAGGSLASYLRHHGRVQEQIVRGFMQQLGAAMEIQNSHQIIHRDLKPENILLSVPEDDVVLKISDFGLSRYVHPSNYAETVCGTATALYMAPEVLQFQRYDEKVDMWSLGFTGAPTSILAVLWFNLSTCVMWSGYEMKFWC; encoded by the coding sequence ATGTTCCTCTCCGCCATGTATTTGTCCAATGGGAGTGAGCTCTTGTTAGAGATTCTTGGCCCTGGTATTGTTGGTGGTTTGTTCCTCCGCAAAAACGAGGCCCACAGAGAAGTGCTTAAGCTCGCcattggagaaaagaaaaatctcaaggCTCATCGTCCAGCCATCCTTCAGGTTTCACAGCCTCCTCATCTCCGACTTCCTTGGGTGCACCCTCAGAGTGAAGGAAAACAGCATGCTCCCCTAATTGACAACCCTAATTATAAGGGCATATGGAAACCTCAAGAAATCCCAATCCCAGATTACAGTGTGGCTCGAGCTATATTGAGTACAAGAGCTCCGTCTCCTGGTGACATTTCTGACCACCATCTTGTTAAGGAATCAGGCCACAAAAAGAGCATAACAGCACTGTCAAGATCTGCATATGGGTTCATTGTACTCTTGAGCGGCCAAGAGGTGGCATTGAAGCAGGTCTATCCGTCTAGGCTGAACCACCAACTCAGGAACGGCTTCGACTGTGAGCTTAACTTCTTGTCCTCTGTTAACCATCCCATCATTGTCCGCCTTTTCGACCTTTTTCGGGCTGAAGGTTGTATATTCCTGGTCCAGGAATTTTGTGCTGGTGGAAGTCTGGCTTCATATCTTCGACACCATGGGAGAGTTCAAGAACAAATAGTGAGAGGATTTATGCAGCAGCTTGGAGCTGCTATGGAAATTCAGAACTCACACCAAATCATTCATAGGGATTTAAAACCGGAGAATATTCTTCTCTCTGTTCCAGAGGATGATGTTGTCCTAAAGATATCTGATTTTGGACTTTCTAGATATGTACATCCAAGTAATTATGCTGAGACAGTTTGTGGAACTGCAACTGCATTATACATGGCTCCAGAAGTTCTTCAATTCCAAAGATATGATGAAAAGGTTGACATGTGGAGTCTTGGATTTACAGGTGCACCCACTTCCATACTTGCTGTTCTATGGTTTAATCTGTCGACGTGTGTCATGTGGTCTGGgtatgagatgaaattttggTGTTGA